In one Streptomyces venezuelae genomic region, the following are encoded:
- a CDS encoding type I polyketide synthase, translated as MREARQRLRDKESAEPVAIVGMACRFPGGARSAEDLWQLVRDGGDAVAGFPDDRGWDLESLYHPDPEHPATSYVRDGAFLYDAGRFDADFFGISPREAVAMDPQQRLLLETAWEAIEHAGLNPHGLQGSDTGVFTGVSAHDYLTLISQTASEVEGYIGTGNLGSVVSGRISYTLGLEGPAVTVDTACSSSLVAIHLASQALRQGECSLALAGGATVMATPGSFTEFSRQRGLAPDGRCKPFAAAADGTGWGEGAGVVALELLSEARRRGHKVLAVVRGSAINQDGTSNGLAAPNGPSQERVIRAALANARLSAEDVDAVEAHGTGTTLGDPIEANALLATYGRSRPDDRPLWLGSIKSNIGHTQAAAGVAGVIKMVMALRNGLLPTSLHIDAPSPHVQWEQGGVRLLSEPVEWRSERTRRAGISAFGISGTNAHLILEEAPQEEGAAEAAVEVPPGAVVPWVVSGRTSDALREQARRLGEFAAADTGARSTEIGWSSATTRAVLEHRAVVVARDSAEAIASLGALASGEASADLVSGVAGDVGPGPVLVFPGQGSQWVGMGARLIDESPVFAARIGECEQALSAYVDWSLTDVLRGDGSELARVEVVQPVLWAMMVSLAAVWADQGIVPAAVIGHSQGEMAAACVAGALSLEDAARIVAVRSDALRQLQGHGDMASVGASAERTVELIGDRPDVCVAAVNGPSSSVISGSPEHVAAVVAEAEEAGLRARVIDVGYASHNPQIDALHDLLTERLADIRPATTDIAFYSTVTAERLDDTTALDTDYWVTNLRQPVRFADTVEALLADGYRLFIEASPHPVLNLGIQETIEQAGVTATTVPTLRRDHGDHTQLTHAAAQAFVAGADVDWRRWFPAEPTPRTVDLPTYAFQRKQYWVEPPAAVSAAGGGHDPVEARVWQAIEDLDIDALASSLEIEGQTETVGALEPALPVLSAWRRRHREQSTVDSWRYHVTWKHLPDAAAPELGGTWLLLVPAAHTDHPAVLATAQTLAAHGGDVRRHVLDARAVERAALAAELRSLMGDEPHAGIVNLLALDEEPHPEFPAVPAGLAATTALVQALGDNGTDVVVRTLTQGAVSTGATDALSRPVQAQVWGLGRVAALEYPRLWGGLVDLPARIDHQSLNRLAAALAPAPAAQDEDQLAIRPSGVHARRLAHAPATTPNGGVSWEPRGTTLITGGTGGIGAVLARWLAHEGAPHLLLTSRRGPDAPGAQELAAELHELGTTVTLTACDVSDRDQVRRLLDDVPAEHPLSAVVHAAGVPNYIGLGEVTGEQLDEVLRPKALAALHLHELTRELDLSAFVMFSSGAGVWGSGQQGAYGAANHFLDALADHRRSQGLAATSIAWGPWAEAGMAADQAALTFFSRFGLHPLSPDLCVKALHQALDAGETTLTVANFDWAQFTSTFTAQRPSPLLADLPENRRASAPVAQDDASEASSLQQELTEAKPAQQRQLLLQHVRSQAAATLGHSDVDAVPATKPFQELGFDSLTAVELRNRLNKSTGLTLPTTVVFDHPTPDALTDVLQSELSGDPASAEAARATTAAADDEPIAIVGMACRYPGDVRSPEELWDLVTAGRDAMSDFPDDRGWDLETLYAPDPESRGTSYVREGGFLYDAGDFDAGFFGISPREAVAMDPQQRLLLETAWEAIERAGLDREALKGSNAGVYTGLTIFDYLALVGERPTEVEGYIGTGNLGCVASGRVSYVLGLEGPAMTIDTGCSSSLVAIHQAAHALRQGECSLALAGGATIMATPGAFVEFSLQRGLAKDGRCKPFASAADGTGWAEGVGLVVLERLSEARRNGHKVLAVIRGSAINQDGTSNGLTAPNGQAQQRVIRQALANARLSAEDVDAVEAHGTGTMLGDPIEASALVATYGKERPEDRPLWLGSIKSNIGHAQASAGVAGVIKMVMALRNEQLPTSLHIDAPTPHVEWDGSGVRLLSEPVAWPRGERPRRAGVSAFGISGTNAHLILEQAPDAPEPAPAPSDVADAPAGVVPWVVSARGDEALRAQAALLAERATADPQLASPLDVGWSLIKSRSVFENRAVVVGRDRDALLAGLRSLAADEPSPDVVVGAVQGASGAGPVLVFPGQGSQWVGMGARLLDESPVFAARIAECEQALSSYVDWSLREVLRGDGSELSRVEVVQPVLWAVMVSLAAVWADQGIVPAAVIGHSQGEMAAACVAGALSLEDAARIVAVRSDALRQLQGRGDMASVGTSAERVAGLIGDRPGVSIAAVNGPTATVISGSPEHVAAVVADAEEAGLRARVIDVGYASHNPQIDALHDLLTERLADIRPVPTDVAFYSTVTAERLDDTTALDTDYWVTNLRQPVRFADTVEALLADGYRLFIEASPHPVLALGMEETIERADMPATVVPTLRRDHGDTAQLTRAAAQAFAAGADVDWTGWFPAVPLPRVVDLPTYAFQRERFWLEGRRGLAGDPAGLGLASAGHPLLGAAVELADGSSHLLTGRISPRDQAWLAEHRVMDTVLLPGSAFVELALQAAVRAGCEELAELTLHTPLAFGDEGAGAVDLQVAVGEVAEDGRRPVSVHSRPTGEGEEAVWTRHAAGTVAPAAGPVAAGGSLGGAWPPPGATPVGGQDPYAELASYGYDFGPGSQGLVTAWRLGDDLFAEVALPEAESGGAHRYQAHPVLLDATLHALILDAVTSSADTDQVLLPFSWSGLRVHAPGADKLRVRIARTAPDQLALTAVDDAGAPVLALEALTVRPVAAHQIAGARTADRDALFRLVWREAAAPDEVSGGAVRPAVVAPAGEPLGAALADALSGAPVRETFAALREGVADGGEAPDVVLAVCATPGAGGPKGVAEDAAEYARLAAVTLLSLLKEWVDDPAFAASRLVVVTRGAVAARPGEAVGDLPGASLWGLVRSAQAENPGRLTLLDVDALDDGAFASLPGVLGLAEPELALRGGRAFVPRLVRDDASARLTPPVGAPTWRLTGGESHSPAGQLALVDAPEARRALEPHEVRVAVRAAAPDSESLGSCRVVGAGVVTEVGGAAGPVAVGDRVMGLFDAVGPVAVTDAALLTTVPGGWSWAQAAGSLGAYVAAYHVLADVVVPGDGETLLVAEGTGPVGRAVARLAPHQRVDIVDGAADFTLDRGGAALVIHRPGPSDEGQAVAPPEPARVREILAELTELARPVGSAPVGSAADVDVRDDGPLVPLDVTAWDVRQAPAASAAPPTAGTTVYTLPVAFDPDGTVLVTGGTGALGALTARHLVERHGARHLLLSSRRGADAPGALELAADLSALGAHITFAACDPGDRDSAVALLDSVPANHPLTAVFHCAGTVSDAVVQNLTAEQVEEVMRVKADAAWHLHELTRDTDLSAFVLYSSVAGLLGGPGQGSYTAANAFLDALARHRQDGGAAATSLAWGYWDLDNGMSGRLTDADRARHARAGVVGLGADEGLSLLDTAWSGGLPLYAPVRLDLARMRRQAESHPAPALLQDLVRGAGSRSGGGSGVSAGASALLKSLGAMSDAEREEALLDLVCTHIAAVLGYDAATPVNATQGLRELGFDSLTAVELRNRLSTATGLKLPATFVFDHPNPAELAAHLRQELAPRAADPLADVLAEFERLENSLLSVSAQDGTARAELAGRLRATLARLDVPRETAEEAAVAARIQDASADEIFAFIDRDLGRGNGNGQSDGQGNGQAVEGQR; from the coding sequence CTGCGCGAGGCCCGCCAACGGCTCCGCGACAAGGAATCGGCGGAGCCGGTCGCCATCGTCGGCATGGCCTGCCGGTTCCCCGGCGGCGCCCGGTCCGCGGAGGACCTGTGGCAGCTCGTGCGGGACGGCGGCGACGCCGTGGCGGGGTTCCCCGACGACCGGGGCTGGGACCTGGAGTCCCTCTACCACCCGGACCCGGAGCACCCGGCGACCAGCTACGTGCGCGACGGCGCCTTCCTGTACGACGCGGGCCGCTTCGACGCCGACTTCTTCGGCATCAGCCCGCGCGAGGCCGTCGCGATGGACCCGCAGCAGCGGCTGCTCCTGGAGACCGCCTGGGAGGCGATCGAGCACGCGGGCCTGAACCCGCACGGGCTGCAGGGCAGCGACACCGGCGTCTTCACCGGCGTCAGCGCCCACGACTATCTGACGTTGATCAGCCAGACGGCCAGTGAGGTCGAGGGGTACATCGGCACCGGCAACCTCGGCAGCGTGGTGTCGGGCCGCATCAGCTACACGCTTGGTCTCGAAGGCCCCGCCGTGACGGTCGACACGGCGTGCTCGTCGTCCCTGGTCGCGATCCACCTGGCGAGTCAGGCGCTGCGGCAGGGCGAGTGCTCGCTGGCGCTGGCCGGCGGGGCGACGGTGATGGCCACGCCCGGTTCGTTCACCGAGTTCTCCCGGCAGCGCGGACTCGCGCCCGACGGCCGCTGCAAGCCGTTCGCGGCCGCCGCCGACGGGACCGGCTGGGGCGAGGGCGCGGGAGTCGTGGCGCTCGAACTGCTCTCCGAGGCGCGCCGCCGGGGCCACAAGGTCCTCGCGGTGGTGCGGGGTTCGGCCATCAACCAGGACGGTACGAGCAACGGCCTCGCCGCGCCCAACGGCCCCTCGCAGGAACGCGTCATCCGCGCGGCGCTCGCCAACGCCCGCCTCTCCGCCGAGGACGTCGACGCCGTGGAGGCCCACGGCACGGGCACCACGCTCGGCGACCCCATCGAGGCCAACGCTCTCCTCGCCACGTACGGGCGGAGCCGGCCGGACGACCGGCCGCTCTGGCTCGGGTCGATCAAGTCCAACATCGGTCACACGCAGGCCGCCGCCGGTGTCGCCGGTGTGATCAAGATGGTCATGGCCCTGCGCAACGGCCTCCTCCCCACGTCCCTGCACATCGACGCGCCCTCACCCCACGTCCAGTGGGAGCAGGGCGGCGTACGGCTGCTGTCCGAGCCCGTCGAGTGGCGCTCCGAGCGCACACGGCGCGCGGGCATCTCGGCGTTCGGCATCTCGGGGACGAACGCGCATCTGATCCTGGAGGAGGCGCCGCAGGAGGAGGGGGCCGCGGAGGCTGCCGTCGAGGTACCGCCGGGTGCGGTGGTGCCGTGGGTCGTTTCCGGGCGCACGTCCGACGCGTTGCGCGAACAGGCCCGCCGTCTCGGTGAGTTCGCGGCGGCCGACACCGGGGCGCGGTCGACGGAGATCGGCTGGTCGTCGGCCACGACCCGCGCGGTGCTCGAGCACCGGGCCGTGGTGGTCGCGCGGGACTCCGCCGAGGCGATCGCTTCGCTGGGGGCGCTGGCCTCGGGCGAGGCATCCGCGGATCTCGTGTCGGGGGTCGCGGGTGACGTGGGTCCCGGGCCGGTCCTGGTGTTCCCGGGGCAGGGGTCGCAGTGGGTGGGCATGGGCGCCCGGCTCATCGACGAGTCGCCCGTGTTCGCGGCGCGCATCGGTGAGTGCGAGCAGGCCCTGTCCGCGTACGTCGACTGGTCGCTGACCGACGTGCTGCGCGGGGACGGCAGTGAACTGGCCCGCGTCGAGGTCGTGCAGCCGGTGCTGTGGGCGATGATGGTCTCGCTCGCCGCCGTGTGGGCGGATCAGGGGATCGTTCCGGCCGCCGTCATCGGGCACTCGCAGGGCGAGATGGCCGCCGCGTGCGTCGCCGGGGCGCTGTCCCTGGAGGACGCGGCACGGATCGTGGCGGTACGAAGTGACGCACTGCGTCAGCTTCAGGGGCACGGCGACATGGCCTCCGTCGGAGCCAGTGCCGAGCGGACCGTCGAGCTCATCGGGGACCGGCCCGACGTCTGCGTCGCCGCCGTCAACGGACCCTCGTCGAGTGTCATTTCGGGATCGCCGGAGCATGTGGCTGCCGTCGTCGCCGAGGCGGAAGAGGCCGGGCTGCGGGCTCGCGTCATCGACGTCGGCTACGCATCCCACAACCCGCAAATCGACGCACTGCACGACCTCCTGACCGAGCGCCTGGCCGACATCCGGCCCGCCACCACCGACATCGCGTTCTACTCGACCGTCACCGCCGAACGCCTCGACGACACCACCGCGCTGGACACCGACTACTGGGTCACCAACCTCCGTCAACCGGTCCGTTTCGCCGACACCGTCGAGGCGCTGCTGGCCGACGGCTATCGGCTCTTCATCGAGGCCAGCCCCCACCCCGTCCTCAACCTCGGCATCCAGGAGACCATCGAGCAGGCCGGGGTCACGGCCACCACCGTCCCCACCCTGCGCCGCGACCACGGAGACCACACTCAGCTCACGCACGCCGCCGCCCAGGCGTTCGTCGCGGGCGCCGACGTCGACTGGCGGCGCTGGTTCCCGGCCGAGCCGACCCCTCGTACCGTCGACCTGCCCACGTACGCCTTCCAGCGCAAGCAGTACTGGGTGGAGCCGCCCGCCGCCGTGTCGGCCGCGGGCGGTGGGCACGATCCGGTCGAGGCCCGGGTGTGGCAGGCGATCGAGGACCTGGACATCGACGCCCTCGCGAGCAGCCTGGAGATCGAGGGGCAGACGGAGACCGTCGGGGCGCTGGAACCCGCGCTGCCCGTTCTGTCGGCCTGGCGGCGCCGACACCGGGAGCAGTCGACGGTCGACTCCTGGCGCTACCACGTCACGTGGAAGCATCTGCCCGACGCGGCGGCGCCGGAGCTCGGCGGCACCTGGCTGCTGCTCGTGCCCGCCGCGCACACCGACCATCCCGCCGTTCTGGCGACCGCGCAGACTCTGGCCGCGCACGGCGGCGATGTCCGGCGTCACGTGCTCGACGCGCGCGCCGTGGAACGTGCCGCGCTGGCGGCGGAGTTGAGGTCGCTGATGGGCGACGAGCCGCACGCCGGCATCGTCAATCTGCTGGCGCTCGACGAGGAGCCGCACCCCGAGTTCCCCGCCGTGCCCGCGGGGCTCGCCGCGACGACCGCGCTCGTCCAGGCGCTCGGCGACAACGGCACCGACGTCGTCGTGCGCACCCTCACGCAGGGTGCCGTCTCGACCGGCGCCACCGACGCTCTCAGCCGCCCGGTGCAGGCGCAGGTGTGGGGGCTCGGGCGCGTCGCCGCGCTGGAGTATCCGCGCCTGTGGGGCGGGCTCGTGGATCTGCCCGCCCGTATCGACCACCAGTCGCTGAACCGTCTGGCGGCGGCGCTCGCCCCGGCTCCCGCCGCGCAGGACGAGGACCAGCTCGCGATACGCCCCTCCGGCGTCCACGCCCGCCGACTCGCCCACGCGCCCGCCACCACCCCGAACGGCGGTGTGAGCTGGGAGCCGCGCGGCACCACCCTCATCACCGGCGGCACCGGCGGAATCGGCGCCGTACTCGCCCGCTGGCTCGCCCACGAAGGCGCCCCGCACCTGCTCCTCACCAGCCGACGCGGCCCCGACGCACCCGGCGCACAGGAACTCGCCGCCGAACTCCACGAACTCGGCACCACCGTCACCCTCACCGCCTGCGACGTCAGCGACCGCGACCAGGTGCGCCGCCTCCTCGACGACGTTCCCGCCGAGCACCCGCTCAGCGCCGTCGTGCACGCAGCCGGTGTCCCGAACTACATCGGCCTCGGCGAGGTGACGGGCGAGCAACTGGACGAGGTACTGCGTCCCAAGGCGCTCGCCGCACTCCACCTCCACGAGTTGACGCGGGAGTTGGATCTCTCGGCGTTCGTGATGTTCTCGTCCGGCGCCGGGGTGTGGGGCAGCGGTCAGCAGGGCGCGTACGGCGCCGCCAACCACTTCCTCGACGCCCTGGCCGACCACCGCCGCTCCCAGGGCCTGGCCGCCACCTCCATCGCCTGGGGGCCCTGGGCCGAGGCCGGGATGGCCGCCGACCAGGCGGCGCTGACGTTCTTCAGCCGCTTCGGCCTGCATCCGCTCAGCCCGGACCTGTGCGTCAAGGCACTGCACCAGGCGCTCGACGCGGGTGAGACGACGCTGACGGTGGCGAACTTCGACTGGGCGCAGTTCACGTCGACGTTCACCGCGCAGCGGCCCAGCCCCCTCCTCGCCGATCTGCCGGAGAACCGCCGCGCGAGCGCACCCGTGGCACAGGACGACGCCTCGGAGGCGTCGTCGCTCCAGCAGGAGCTGACCGAGGCGAAACCCGCGCAGCAGCGGCAGTTGCTGCTCCAGCACGTGCGCTCGCAGGCCGCGGCCACGCTCGGGCACTCGGACGTCGACGCCGTGCCCGCGACCAAACCGTTCCAGGAGCTTGGCTTCGACTCGCTGACCGCGGTCGAGCTGCGCAACAGGCTGAACAAGAGCACCGGCCTGACCCTGCCGACCACGGTCGTCTTCGACCATCCCACGCCCGACGCGCTCACCGACGTCCTCCAGTCCGAGCTGTCGGGCGACCCGGCGTCCGCCGAAGCGGCACGCGCGACCACCGCGGCCGCCGACGACGAGCCGATCGCGATCGTCGGCATGGCCTGCCGGTACCCGGGCGACGTCCGCTCCCCCGAGGAACTGTGGGACCTGGTCACCGCCGGCAGGGACGCCATGAGCGACTTCCCCGACGACCGGGGCTGGGACCTGGAGACGCTGTACGCCCCGGACCCGGAGAGCCGCGGCACCAGCTACGTCCGCGAGGGCGGCTTCCTCTACGACGCGGGCGACTTCGACGCCGGCTTCTTCGGCATCAGCCCGCGCGAGGCCGTGGCGATGGACCCCCAGCAGCGGCTGCTCCTGGAGACCGCCTGGGAGGCGATCGAACGCGCCGGGCTCGACCGGGAGGCCCTCAAGGGCAGCAACGCCGGCGTGTACACGGGCCTGACCATCTTCGACTACCTGGCGCTCGTCGGCGAGCGTCCCACCGAGGTGGAGGGCTACATCGGCACCGGCAACCTCGGCTGTGTCGCCTCGGGCCGCGTGTCGTACGTACTCGGCCTCGAAGGCCCGGCGATGACCATCGACACCGGTTGCTCGTCGTCGCTGGTGGCGATCCACCAGGCGGCGCACGCGCTGCGGCAGGGCGAGTGCTCGCTCGCCCTCGCGGGCGGTGCGACGATCATGGCGACTCCGGGCGCCTTCGTGGAGTTCTCGCTGCAGCGCGGGCTCGCCAAGGACGGCCGGTGCAAGCCGTTCGCGTCCGCGGCCGACGGCACCGGCTGGGCGGAGGGCGTCGGCCTGGTCGTCCTCGAACGCCTCTCGGAGGCCCGGCGCAACGGCCACAAGGTCCTCGCGGTGATCCGCGGTTCGGCCATCAACCAGGACGGTACGAGCAACGGGCTCACGGCACCCAACGGGCAGGCGCAGCAGCGGGTCATCCGCCAGGCGCTCGCCAACGCCCGCCTCTCCGCCGAGGACGTCGACGCGGTCGAGGCGCACGGCACGGGCACGATGCTGGGCGACCCCATCGAGGCGAGCGCGCTCGTGGCCACGTACGGCAAGGAACGGCCCGAGGACCGGCCGCTGTGGCTCGGCTCGATCAAGTCGAACATCGGGCACGCGCAGGCGTCGGCCGGTGTCGCGGGTGTGATCAAGATGGTGATGGCGCTGCGGAACGAGCAGCTGCCCACCTCCCTGCACATCGACGCGCCCACACCGCACGTGGAGTGGGACGGCAGCGGCGTCCGGCTCCTGTCCGAGCCGGTCGCCTGGCCGCGCGGCGAGCGCCCGCGCCGCGCCGGGGTGTCCGCGTTCGGCATCTCGGGCACGAACGCCCACCTCATCCTGGAACAGGCCCCGGACGCGCCGGAGCCCGCGCCCGCCCCGTCCGACGTGGCGGACGCACCGGCCGGGGTGGTCCCGTGGGTGGTATCGGCGCGCGGCGACGAGGCGCTGCGGGCACAGGCGGCGCTGCTGGCCGAGCGCGCGACGGCCGATCCGCAGCTGGCATCGCCGCTGGACGTGGGCTGGTCCCTGATCAAGAGCCGCTCGGTGTTCGAGAACCGTGCCGTGGTCGTGGGCCGGGACCGGGACGCGCTCCTCGCGGGACTCCGCTCCCTGGCAGCGGACGAGCCCTCGCCGGACGTCGTGGTGGGCGCCGTGCAGGGTGCTTCCGGCGCGGGGCCGGTTCTGGTGTTCCCGGGGCAGGGCTCGCAGTGGGTGGGGATGGGGGCACGGCTCCTCGACGAGTCGCCCGTGTTCGCGGCGCGGATCGCCGAGTGCGAGCAGGCCCTGTCTTCGTACGTTGACTGGTCGTTGCGTGAGGTGTTGCGCGGGGACGGGAGTGAACTGTCGCGGGTCGAGGTCGTGCAGCCGGTGTTGTGGGCTGTCATGGTCTCGCTGGCCGCGGTCTGGGCGGATCAGGGGATCGTTCCGGCCGCCGTGATCGGGCATTCGCAGGGTGAGATGGCTGCCGCGTGTGTGGCGGGTGCGCTGTCGCTGGAGGATGCGGCGCGGATTGTGGCGGTACGAAGTGACGCGCTGCGGCAGTTGCAGGGGCGCGGCGACATGGCCTCCGTCGGCACGAGCGCTGAGCGAGTCGCCGGGCTGATCGGGGACCGGCCCGGCGTGAGTATCGCCGCCGTCAACGGGCCTACAGCAACCGTCATTTCGGGGTCGCCGGAGCATGTGGCTGCCGTGGTCGCGGATGCGGAAGAGGCCGGGCTGCGGGCTCGCGTCATCGACGTCGGCTACGCCTCCCACAACCCACAAATCGACGCACTGCATGACCTCCTGACCGAGCGCCTGGCCGACATCCGGCCCGTCCCGACCGACGTCGCGTTCTACTCCACCGTCACCGCCGAACGCCTCGACGACACCACCGCCCTCGACACCGACTACTGGGTCACCAACCTCCGTCAACCGGTCCGCTTCGCCGACACGGTCGAAGCCCTGCTGGCCGACGGCTACCGCCTGTTCATCGAGGCCAGCCCCCACCCCGTGCTGGCCCTCGGCATGGAAGAGACCATCGAGCGGGCCGACATGCCCGCCACCGTCGTGCCGACCCTGCGCCGCGACCACGGCGACACCGCCCAGCTCACCCGCGCCGCCGCGCAGGCCTTCGCCGCGGGCGCCGACGTCGACTGGACGGGGTGGTTCCCCGCCGTTCCACTGCCGCGGGTGGTGGACCTGCCGACGTACGCCTTCCAGCGGGAGCGGTTCTGGCTGGAGGGGCGCCGGGGGCTCGCCGGGGATCCGGCGGGGCTCGGGCTCGCCTCGGCCGGGCACCCGCTGCTCGGGGCCGCCGTGGAGCTCGCGGACGGCAGCAGTCATCTGCTGACCGGGCGGATCTCACCGCGCGACCAGGCGTGGCTGGCCGAGCACCGGGTGATGGACACGGTGCTCCTGCCGGGCTCCGCCTTCGTGGAGCTCGCGCTGCAGGCCGCGGTGCGCGCCGGCTGCGAGGAGCTCGCGGAGCTGACGCTGCACACGCCGCTCGCCTTCGGGGACGAGGGTGCGGGTGCGGTGGATCTGCAGGTGGCGGTCGGTGAGGTGGCCGAGGACGGGCGGCGTCCCGTGTCCGTCCACTCGCGGCCCACGGGTGAGGGCGAGGAGGCCGTCTGGACCCGGCACGCCGCCGGTACGGTGGCTCCCGCCGCCGGGCCCGTCGCCGCGGGCGGCTCACTGGGGGGCGCCTGGCCGCCGCCAGGGGCCACTCCTGTCGGCGGGCAGGACCCGTACGCGGAACTCGCCTCGTACGGCTACGACTTCGGGCCGGGATCACAGGGTCTCGTGACCGCCTGGCGACTCGGGGACGACCTCTTCGCCGAGGTGGCGCTGCCCGAGGCGGAGAGCGGCGGCGCCCACCGCTACCAGGCCCATCCGGTGCTGCTCGACGCCACTCTGCACGCGCTGATCCTGGACGCGGTCACCTCGTCCGCCGACACCGACCAGGTGCTGCTGCCGTTCTCGTGGAGCGGGTTGCGGGTGCACGCGCCGGGCGCGGACAAGCTCCGTGTACGCATCGCACGCACCGCGCCGGACCAGCTGGCCCTGACGGCCGTCGACGATGCCGGGGCGCCGGTCCTGGCGCTTGAGGCGCTCACGGTGCGGCCGGTGGCCGCTCATCAGATCGCCGGTGCCCGTACGGCCGACCGGGACGCGCTGTTCCGGCTGGTGTGGCGGGAGGCCGCTGCTCCGGACGAGGTGAGTGGCGGGGCCGTGCGTCCCGCTGTCGTCGCGCCCGCCGGGGAACCGCTGGGCGCCGCGCTCGCCGACGCGCTGTCCGGTGCTCCCGTGCGGGAGACGTTCGCCGCGCTGCGAGAGGGTGTGGCGGACGGGGGCGAGGCGCCCGATGTCGTGCTCGCCGTGTGCGCCACGCCCGGTGCGGGTGGCCCGAAGGGCGTCGCGGAGGACGCGGCCGAGTACGCGCGGCTCGCTGCGGTGACCCTTCTGTCGCTGCTCAAGGAGTGGGTCGACGATCCCGCGTTCGCGGCGAGCCGGCTCGTCGTCGTCACGCGGGGTGCGGTCGCGGCACGGCCGGGTGAGGCGGTCGGTGACCTGCCGGGTGCGTCGCTCTGGGGTCTGGTGCGCAGTGCGCAGGCCGAGAATCCGGGGCGCCTCACGCTCCTTGACGTGGACGCGCTGGATGATGGGGCGTTCGCCTCGCTGCCCGGCGTACTGGGCCTGGCGGAGCCGGAGTTGGCACTGCGGGGCGGGCGGGCGTTCGTGCCGCGGCTCGTACGCGACGATGCCTCCGCCCGGCTCACGCCACCGGTCGGGGCGCCGACGTGGCGGCTCACCGGGGGCGAAAGTCACTCCCCCGCAGGGCAGTTGGCTCTGGTCGACGCCCCGGAGGCGCGGCGGGCCCTGGAGCCGCACGAGGTGCGGGTCGCGGTGCGGGCCGCCGCGCCCGACTCGGAGTCGCTCGGGTCTTGTCGGGTCGTGGGTGCCGGTGTCGTGACGGAGGTCGGCGGTGCGGCAGGTCCGGTGGCCGTGGGTGACCGGGTGATGGGACTGTTCGACGCGGTGGGGCCGGTGGCCGTCACCGATGCGGCGCTGCTCACCACTGTTCCCGGTGGCTGGAGTTGGGCGCAGGCGGCCGGTTCGTTGGGCGCCTATGTGGCGGCGTACCACGTACTGGCGGATGTCGTCGTGCCAGGCGACGGGGAGACGCTTCTCGTCGCCGAGGGGACAGGCCCCGTGGGGCGGGCGGTGGCGCGGCTCGCACCGCACCAGCGCGTGGACATCGTGGACGGAGCGGCCGACTTCACCCTCGATCGTGGCGGTGCGGCGCTGGTGATCCATCGGCCGGGCCCCTCGGACGAGGGGCAGGCCGTCGCTCCGCCCGAGCCCGCCCGCGTACGCGAGATCCTGGCCGAACTGACGGAGTTGGCGCGGCCCGTGGGATCGGCGCCCGTGGGCTCTGCGGCGGACGTCGACGTGCGGGACGACGGACCCCTCGTACCGCTCGACGTCACCGCCTGGGACGTCCGGCAGGCCCCCGCCGCCTCGGCCGCACCGCCCACCGCGGGCACGACCGTGTACACCCTGCCCGTCGCCTTCGACCCGGACGGCACCGTACTCGTCACCGGCGGCACCGGAGCCCTCGGCGCCCTGACCGCCCGCCACCTCGTGGAACGTCACGGAGCCAGGCATCTGCTCCTGTCGAGCAGGCGTGGCGCCGACGCGCCGGGCGCCCTCGAACTGGCCGCCGACCTGTCCGCGCTCGGCGCACACATCACGTTCGCCGCCTGCGACCCCGGCGACCGGGACTCGGCCGTCGCCCTCCTGGACTCGGTGCCGGCCAACCACCCGCTGACCGCCGTGTTCCACTGCGCGGGCACCGTGAGCGACGCGGTGGTGCAAAACCTCACGGCCGAACAGGTCGAGGAAGTGATGCGGGTGAAGGCGGACGCCGCGTGGCATCTGCACGAGCTGACGCGGGACACCGACCTGTCCGCCTTCGTCCTGTACTCGTCGGTCGCCGGGCTCCTCGGCGGGCCCGGGCAGGGCAGCTACACCGCCGCCAACGCGTTCCTGGACGCGCTGGCCCGGCACCGGCAGGACGGCGGCGCCGCGGCGACGTCCCTGGCGTGGGGCTACTGGGATCTGGACAACGGGATGTCGGGGCGGCTCACCGACGCCGACCGGGCACGGCACGCCCGGGCCGGTGTGGTGGGGCTCGGCGCCGACGAGGGCCTCTCCCTCCTCGACACGGCCTGGTCCGGTGGTCTGCCGCTCTACGCGCCGGTCCGCCTCGACCTGGCCCGGATGCGCCGGCAGGCCGAGAGCCACCCCGCGCCCGCGCTCCTCCAGGACCTGGTGCGCGGCGCCGGGAGCAGGAGCGGTGGCGGGTCCGGCGTGTCGGCGGGTGCGTCCGCGCTGCTGAAGTCGCTCGGCGCGATGTCCGACGCGGAGCGGGAGGAGGCGCTGCTCGACCTGGTGTGCACGCACATCGCGGCCGTCCTGGGATACGACGCGGCGACGCCCGTCAACGCGACCCAGGGGCTGCGGGAGCTCGGCTTCGACTCGCTGACGGCGGTGGAGCTGCGCAACAGGCTCTCGACCGCGACGGGTCTGAAGCTGCCCGCCACGTTCGTCTTCGACCACCCGAACCCGGCGGAGCTCGCCGCGCATCTGCGGCAGGAGCTTGCGCCGCGCGCGGCGGATCCGCTCGCCGACGTGCTCGCGGAGTTCGAGCGTCTGGAGAACTCGCTCCTGTCGGTCTCGGCGCAGGACGGCACGGCGAGGGCCGAGCTCGCCGGGCGGCTGCGCGCCACGCTGGCGCGGCTCGACGTGCCGCGGGAGACGGCCGAGGAGGCGGCGGTGGCGGCGCGCATCCAGGACGCGTCGGCCGACGAGATCTTCGCGTTCATCGACCGTGACCTCGGCAGGGGCAACGGCAACGGGCAGAGCGACGGACAGGGCAACGGACAGGCAGTGGAGGGACAGCGATGA